The following coding sequences are from one Vicugna pacos chromosome 19, VicPac4, whole genome shotgun sequence window:
- the SPAG4 gene encoding sperm-associated antigen 4 protein isoform X6, whose amino-acid sequence MGWKLSAEASASEPQWADRLWRGNQPAGSPIVSEEQLDLLSTLELRQEMPPPRVSKSFLSLLFQVLSVLLSLVGDVLVSVYREVCSIRFLLTAVSLLSLFLAALCWGLLYLAPPLENEPKEMLTLSEYQERVRSQGEQLQQLQAELVKLHKEVSSVRAANSERVAKLVFQRLNEDFVQKPDYALSSVGASIDLEKTSHDYEDANTAYFWNRFSFWNYARPPTVILEPDVFPGNCWAFEGDQGQVVIRLPGRVQLSDITLQHPPPSVAHTRGANSAPRDFAVYGLQVDDETEVFLGKFTFDVEKSEIQTFHLQNEPPAAFPKVKIQILSNWGHPRFTCLYRVRAHGIRTSERAGDSATEGPH is encoded by the exons AACCGGCTGGCTCTCCCATAGTCTCTGAGGAACAGCTCGATCTTCTCTCGACGCTGGAACTGAGGCAGGAGATGCCTCCTCCGCGTGTGTCCAAGAGCTTCTTAA gcCTACTCTTCCAGGTGCTGAGCGTGTTGTTATCCCTGGTAGGAGACGTGCTGGTCAGTGTGTACAG GGAGGTCTGTTCCATCCGCTTCCTGCTCACGGCTGTGTCACTGCTGAGCCTCTTTCTGGCAG CACTCTGCTGGGGGCTCCTGTACCTGGCCCCTCCTTTGGAGAAT GAACCTAAGGAGATGCTGACTCTAAG CGAGTACCAGGAGCGCGTGCGCTCCCAGGGGGAGCAGCTGCAGCAGCTCCAGGCTGAGCTGGTTAAACTCCACAAGGAAGTGTCCAGCGTTCGTGCAGCTAACAGCGAG AGAGTGGCCAAACTCGTATTCCAGAGGCTGAATGAGGACTTTGTGCAGAAACCCGACTATGCACTGAGCTCTGTGG GAGCCTCAATAGACCTAGAGAAGACATCCCACGACTATGAGGACGCGAACACTGCCTACTTTTGGAATCGCTTCAGTTTCTGGAACTACGCCAGACCACCCACGGTTATCCTGGAG CCAGATGTGTTCCCTGGGAATTGCTGGGCTTTTGAGGGCGACCAGGGCCAGGTGGTGATCCGGCTGCCGGGTCGTGTGCAGCTGAGCGACATCACTCTGCAGCATCCACCGCCCAGCGTGGCGCACACCCGGGGAGCCAACAGCGCCCCCCGTGACTTCGCAGTCTAC GGCCTCCAGGTTGATGACGAGACTGAAGTTTTCTTGGGGAAATTCACCTTCGACGTGGAGAAATCTGAGATTCAGACTTTCCACCTACAG AATGAGCCCCCAGCTGCCTTTCCCAAGGTGAAGATCCAGATTCTAAGCAACTGGGGCCACCCCCGTTTCACGTGCTTGTATCGAGTCCGAGCCCATGGCATTCGAACCTCAGAGAGGGCAGGGGACAGTGCCACAGAGGGACCCCATTAA
- the LOC102533898 gene encoding copine-1 isoform X2 has product MAHCVTLVQLSISCGHLIDKDIGSKSDPLCVLFQDVGGGNWAELGRTERVRNCSSPEFSKTLKLEYHFETVQKLRFGIYDIDNKTPELGDDDFLGGAECSLGQIVSSRILTLPLMLKPGKPAGRGTITVSAQELKDSRVVTMEVEARNLDKKDFLGKSDPFLEFFRQGDGKWHLAYRSEVIKNNLNPTWKRFSVPLQHFCGGDASTPIQVRCSDYDSDGSHDLIGIFHTSLAQLQTVPAEFECIHPEKQQKKKSYKNSGTICVKICQVETEYSFLDYVMGGCQINFTVGVDFTGSNGDPSSPNSLHYLSPTGVNEYLTALWSVGSVVQDYDSDKLFPAFGFGAQVPPDWQVSHEFALNFNPSNPYCAGIQGIVDAYRQALPQVRLYGPTNFAPIINHVARFAAQAAHQRTASQYFVLLLLTDGAVTDVEATREAVVRASYLPMSVIIVGVGGADFEAMEQLDADGGPLCTCSGEAAARDIVQFVPYRRFQNAPREALAQTVLAEVPAQLVSYFKAQGWAPFKPLPPPAKGPAQSPQA; this is encoded by the exons ATGGCCCACTGCGTGACCTTGGTTCAGCTGTCCATTTCCTGTGGCCACCTCATTGACAAGGACATCGGCTCCAAGTCTGACCCACTCTGCGTCCTTTTTCAGGATGTGGGAGGGGGCAACTGGGCTGAG CTTGGCCGGACTGAGCGAGTACGGAACTGCTCGAGCCCTGAGTTCTCCAAGACTCTGAAGCTTGAGTACCACTTTGAAACAGTCCAGAAGCTCCGATTTGGCATCTATGATATAGACAACAAGACACCTGAGCTGGGGGATGATGACTTCCTAGGAGGGGCCGAGTGTTCCCTAGGACAG ATTGTGTCCAGCCGGATACTAACTCTACCCTTGATGCTGAAGCCTGGAAAACCTGCTGGGCGGGGGACCATCACG GTCTCAGCTCAGGAGTTAAAGGATAGTCGTGTAGTGACCATGGAGGTGGAGGCCAGAAACCTAGATAAGAAG GACTTCCTGGGAAAATCGGATCCATTCTTGGAGTTCTTCCGCCAGGGTGATGGGAAATGGCACCTGGCATACAGATCTGAG GTCATCAAGAACAACCTGAACCCGACTTGGAAGCGCTtctctgttccccttcagcaTTTCTGTGGGGGAGACGCCAGCACCCCAATCCAG GTGCGATGCTCAGATTATGACAGTGATGGTTCACATGATCTCATTGGTATCTTCCATACCAGCTTGGCCCAGCTACAAACAGTCCCG GCTGAGTTTGAATGCATCCACCCTGAGaaacagcagaaaaagaaaagctacaagaACTCTGGAACTATTTGTGTCAAGATTTGTCAG GTGGAAACAGAATATTCATTCCTGGACTACGTGATGGGGGGCTGTCAAATCAACTTCACT gtGGGCGTGGACTTCACAGGCTCCAATGGAGACCCTTCCTCACCCAATTCCCTGCACTACCTGAGCCCAACAGGGGTCAATGAGTACCTGACAGCACTGTGGAGTGTAGGCAGTGTGGTTCAGGACTATGACTC GGACAAGCTGTTCCCAGCATTTGGATTTGGGGCCCAGGTACCCCCTGACTGGCAG GTCTCCCATGAATTTGCCTTGAACTTCAACCCTAGTAACCCCTACTGTGCAG GCATCCAGGGCATTGTGGATGCTTACCGCCAGGCCCTGCCCCAAGTTCGGCTCTATGGCCCCACCAACTTTGCACCCATCATCAACCATGTGGCCAGGTTTGCAGCCCAGGCTGCACATCAGAGGACTGCCTCG CAATACTTCGTGCTGTTGCTGCTGACCGATGGTGCTGTGACAGATGTGGAGGCCACACGTGAGGCTGTGGTTCGTGCCTCCTACCTGCCCATGTCAGTGATCATCGTAGGTGTGGGTGGTGCTGACTTTGAGGCCATGGAGCAGCTGGACGCTGATGGTGGACCCTTGTGTACATGCTCTGGGGAGGCAGCTGCTCGTGACATAGTGCAGTTTGTGCCCTACCGCCGCTTCCAGAAT GCCCCTCGAGAGGCACTGGCGCAGACAGTACTTGCAGAAGTACCTGCACAACTGGTCTCCTACTTCAAGGCCCAAGGTTGGGCCCCATTCAAGCCACTTCCACCCCCAGCCAAGGGCCCTGCACAGTCCCCTCAGGCCTAG